The proteins below are encoded in one region of Pomacea canaliculata isolate SZHN2017 linkage group LG7, ASM307304v1, whole genome shotgun sequence:
- the LOC112568656 gene encoding carboxypeptidase N subunit 2-like, translating to MSRWHVVCKIPFACLVTMTTVMCLATKVAACPTPCQCTQTYFVYCQNISLSSESLADVTSVVPQEAILLDVGFNNVDILSSGLLERLSNLEYLNLANNRISKIGLGMFSNLQQLKDLNLQHNHLKEVGRGIFINMSRLKKLNLGGNRLTAIQEHAFSLSGLQQLYLQENGLTALRPSQLAGLPLLEYLDLSDNLIQTIEGGSFKDLIVLKKLKLSNNRLSSLAENVFEGLSSLKELFLDRNTLPSLDCFGVPNFAANLHLLDLANNSLISIPADIFPQLRNLKTIQLNHNHISHIGQQAFKDLQLDRLNLAYNFLETIDREMLNGARRISSINLSHNHIHTIKTGVFDNFRGSVYVLNMAGNNLTSIHFGMFRGMQNLQTLNLSHNSLGSILDKSFEDLVRLTELWLDNNKLQWFSADLLKGTSMRTLSVIENPVTELRGFSFEDSTDAISILVNLTVTFVAQTSITVSWPYKEGSQLYWTLQVWCVSETGQEASKCSRPIQEENLPTYKTSETISGLQPGTQYFVCVNPVFLAKDVLISQCVLVSTLSISTSTSSPVGTAKSQSSSVTVGHQYDVELQRYILAVLLSLWINMVQCL from the coding sequence ATGTCTAGATGGCATGTGGTCTGCAAGATTCCATTTGCATGTTTGGTCACAATGACTACAGTAATGTGCTTAGCAACAAAGGTTGCTGCATGCCCGACTCCATGCCAGTGCACACAGACCTACTTTGTGTATTGCCAGAACATCAGTCTCAGCAGTGAGAGTTTAGCTGATGTCACCAGTGTTGTGCCTCAGGAAGCCATTCTGTTGGATGTAGGTTTCAATAATGTGGATATCCTTAGTTCCGGTCTTTTGGAAAGGCTGTCTAATCTGGAGTACTTAAACCTTGCCAACAACAGGATCAGCAAGATAGGACTTGGAATGTTCAGTAACCTGCAACAGTTGAAGGACCTAAACTTACAGCACAATCACTTGAAAGAGGTAGGAAGGGGTATTTTTATCAATATGTCAAGGCTAAAAAAGTTGAATTTAGGAGGAAATCGACTCACTGCTATTCAAGAACATGCATTCAGCTTGTCTGGTCTGCAACAGCTCTACCTTCAGGAGAATGGTCTGACAGCTCTCAGACCATCACAACTTGCAGGATTACCCTTGTTGGAATATTTGGATTTGTCAGATAATCTGATACAGACCATTGAAGGAGGATCATTTAAAGATTTAATAGtgttaaaaaaactaaagctTTCCAACAACAGACTTTCTTCACTAGCAGAGAATGTATTTGAAGGTTTGTCCTCTTTGAAAGAGTTGTTCCTAGACAGAAACACACTGCCTTCACTGGACTGTTTTGGTGTGCCCAATTTTGCAGCAAATTTGCACCTTCTGGATCTTGCAAACAATTCTTTAATATCAATCCCTGCTGATATTTTCCCTCAACTCAGGAATCTCAAGACCATTCAGTTGAATCATAATCATATTTCTCACATTGGGCAGCAAGCTTTCAAAGATCTTCAGTTAGATAGGCTAAACTTGGCATACAATTTCCTGGAGACAATTGATCGAGAAATGTTAAATGGTGCTCGAAGAATTTCTTCAATAAATTTGAGCCATAATCATATACATACCATAAAAACAGGTGTGTTTGACAATTTTCGAGGATCTGTATATGTGCTGAACATGGCTGGTAATAATCTCACAAGCATTCATTTTGGAATGTTTCGGGGAATGCAAAACTTACAAACCTTAAATCTCTCACATAATTCTCTTGGGAGTATTCTTGATAAATCTTTTGAGGATCTTGTTCGTTTAACAGAGCTGTGGCTTGATAACAACAAGCTTCAGTGGTTTTCAGCAGACTTGCTGAAGGGAACATCCATGCGGACTCTTAGTGTCATTGAAAATCCAGTCACAGAGCTGCGAGGGTTCAGCTTTGAGGACTCCACTGACGCCATCAGCATCTTGGTGAACTTGACAGTGACATTTGTGGCACAAACATCAATCACTGTATCATGGCCATACAAAGAGGGCTCTCAGCTGTACTGGACATTACAGGTGTGGTGTGTGTCAGAAACTGGTCAGGAGGCTTCCAAGTGTAGCAGGCCAATTCAAGAAGAAAATCTCCCCACCTATAAGACATCAGAGACCATAAGTGGCCTTCAGCCTGGTACacagtattttgtttgtgtgaatcCTGTTTTTCTTGCCAAAGATGTGCTCATTTCACAGTGTGTGCTGGTCTCCACTCTGTCCATATCTACATCAACATCATCTCCTGTTGGAACTGCTAAATCACAGTCCAGTTCTGTCACAGTGGGGCACCAGTATGATGTTGAGCTGCAAAGGTATATTCTGGCTGTTCTGCTTTCATTATGGATAAATATGGTGCAATGTTTATGA